The following is a genomic window from Natranaerobius trueperi.
GGTAGATACTTTATCATTAAGAGCATTTTTGATATATTTAAGTGATTACAGAAAGGTGCTTATTATCGATTACCTTAATGATACACTAACTTCCCTACAAGAATAAGCACTTAAATAATTTTGAGCGAGAAAAAATGAGTTACTTCAAAGGCAGGGGTAAGCCCATAGCTATTGGCGGGGCATGGCATCAAACACTAGCTTCATGAATTAAAAGAGGTACAGTAACGCAGATCTAGGCCTTTAAAAGAAAAGTCTATTATCTAGACACCACTTAAAATGCTTTTGTTGGTCTCTAAAAAGACGGTATCAATCTCCTAGTTCTAAAGACGAATTGAATGCTTTACTTACATTTCAGTTCGAAATTTGTTAAATTTAATATTCCAATTTAGGTAATAAAAATACCTCGAAATCAATTGATTCCGAGGTATTTTTATACATTTAAGATTAACTATTACTTGGTTTAACTTCGGTATTTGTTTTTGAACTACTGTAAGAAGCTTCGGAACTTCTAACTGATTTTCTAACAAATAGAGGTAAAATAAATTGATAGAAAGCATTTAAAGATATCCCGAGAAGAGCTGCCAAGCTTAAACCTTCTAAAGTAGCATACTCAGTAATATGAATTACAGCTAAATTATCTTCACCTTGAACATAAGAGATCCCAACTATTAAGATTACAAAGACAACACTAGAATTTTTTAAATCTGATAAGTCTGGTGCATTATCTACTAAAGTTCTAATTCCGACACTTGCAATCATACCAAATAATACAAAACTTATACCACCCATAACTGCCTCAGGAATTGACATGATGAAAGCGCCTAGCTTACCTATAAAACTAAAGATTATTGCAATACCAGCTGCCATTCTAATAATAGCAGGGTTGTAATTTTTTGTAAGTGCAAGGACACCGGTATTTTCACCGTAAGTTGTATTTGCAGGGCCACCAAATGCTCCTCCAACAATGGTTGCGATACCATCACCTAATAAAGTCCTGTGTAACCCTGGTTTTTTGAAAAAGTCTTGTCCGACTACAGCTCCATTTGTGGTTATATCTCCGATGTGTTCAACAACAGTAACAAGGGTTATTGGAATCATAATTTTCAAAGCATCTGCTGAAAATTGAGGAGCCATAAAATCTGGTGCACTTAACCAAGCAGCTTCTCTAATTGTAGTGAAATCAGCAATTCCAAATATGACACTGAAAATATATCCTGTAGCAATACCAATTATAAGTGGTATTAATTTTAAGAACCCTTGTCCTAAAATTCCTGTAAAAATCACTGCGCAAATTGTTATTAGTGCAACTCCCCAATGTTCTGATGCCATTGCTATTGCTTCAGGTGCCAAAATTAAACCTATAACAATGATTATGGGACCTGTGACTATTGGTGGAAATAGTCTTTTTATATTAGATACTCCTACTAAAGCCACGATACCAGCCATTAGTATATAAACAACACCAACTGCTATAATCCCTCCTGTAGCATGAGCCATTCCAAATTGAGAACTTACTGCATTTATACCTGCAATAAAAGCGAATGAAGAACCCAAAAATGCAGGAACCTTACCACCTGTAACCAAATGAAATAGTAGTGTTCCAAGACCTGCTGTGAATAAAGCAACTGAAGGGTTCAACCCTGTAATGAATGGAACTAACACAGTAGCACCAAACATTGCAAATACGTGTTGAAAAGCTAACGGAATTTGGGTTTTTAGTTCTTTACTTTGCATTGATATGACCTCCTTAAAATAGTGTTTGTTTAGGCCCTTTAGAAGATTTTTGCTGCGATTACTTGTTATTGGATACACATAAAAAAACACCTTATTAGTCATAGCTAATAAGGTGTAATTACCCAACATTCATGGTCTGTTACAACCCTTATTAGCCTCTCTGGACTAATTTCAAGGGAAACGTTTATTAGATTTTTCAATTAGATTATACCCGATTTTTCCTTACTGATCTCGCTGAATCAGTTTAAAGGCCTTAAACTTATTATACGAGTATAGAAAATAAAAGTCAAGTAACTTATATGGTTTGATCGTTTAAACCAACTGTAGGTTAAAAGAGAAACTTCAATTCCCTTTAGATAACTTTTTGTTGTTCAAGCCTTTGAAGGCATAGCTAGTTGTTGTAAACGTGAAGTAAAGCGTGCGGTAGGTAAAAAGAGAGCAAGAAAATTGATTGAAGCAGCCTATAATAGTACTGGGCTGGTAGAAGGAGAGATAATAGTAAGACAAGAACTAAAAACCTTTCTTGTCACAATATCGATCTTTAACAGATGAGTTAGCAGAAGAAATGATGAGCATCCCTGGAGTAAGAATGGTTACAGTAGCAGGATTTTTGGCTGAAGTGGGTAACTTATCAAACTATCAACATCCGCGTCAAATCCAAAAGCTAGCAGGTTTAAACCTAAAAGAAAACAGCTCAGGTCAATACAAAGGGGGGGACTAAGATCACCAAAAGGGGTCAACCTCGTTTAAGGGGAGTCTTGTACCGTTGTGTAATTCCATTAGTAGCCAAAAATTTGTAATTTAAGTTATACGTGATTATTATACCACTAGGCCAGAAAATCCATTGAAAAAGAAACAATCGCTTGTAGCGTTATTGTGTAGATTGATTAGGGTATTATTTGCACTAGGTACTAAGAAGACCCTTATGATGGCAGGATGTTGTTACATAATAGTTCATTAGATTTGTTACAATATGCAGCGTAAGTAGCAAAATGCTGGAGTTAAGTAAAATTTAGGAATAATAGATCGAATATGTATACTTACTTCAGGTTGTATTTGGTAATATTAGAAAGTGAATAAAGGGGGGGAGAATTGGAGCTATTTTCAGCAAGAATATATCTCGTGAACATAGAAAAAATATGGGACTAGCCCTCACACCGCAAGCGAGGACGGGTCTATTGGGCTAGCAATTTTGGCTGAAGATAAGTCTCCTATTGAGTGAGGATGGGTTGTTATAATATTGGTTTTATCTACTTTTATTTTCTTTGAGTTAATAGGACCAATATTTGTAGAGTTGCTTTGTAGAGTAATTGTATTGATGAGTAAAAGTTACATTGCGCCCATTAACATTCTCTGAATTATGCGAATTAAAAATAAGACTAATAATGGTGAAATATCCATAGTCCCTCCAATGGGAGGGACTATTTTTCTTACTGGGGCAAGTATAGGTTCAGTTAATTCAAAAATTGCTTCTCCAATTTTAAACATTGGAGAGTTTGGTGAGAAACTCCCACTAATCAATTTGAAAATTATTCTAAATAAAAATAGAAAATACAAAATGTTAAAAGCTAATAATAAGATATTGTCTGGTAGCATTTAATCCCACCTTTTTATTAATATAGTTATATAGACAACAATTTAAAACTTCGTGAGATAATACTAATTTCCTTCTTTCTAATGAAATTTTAAAAAGCATTATTTCCCTGGTAAGCGCAAAAAGTGATTAATGTATTTACCCTTCGACATAGTACGGTTAAATTAATAGTCTGTAAGCTACTAATGGTATTCGAGGAAGACATTTCTTTTGCAAAAATATTTAGAGCAATAGCAGATAAAGGAAATTAAGGAAATACACTATGAAATTCTTAACGATTAGTTGCCCTAAACTAAGCGGTAGTTAAAGACTAGAATAGCATTTTCAGACACTACTTTTAGGATAAATTACACATCCATACTTTGAATCAGTGACTGCACATTTTACTACGACATTTGTCCCTTGATTTATGCGGTAGTTTTCAGTACTATCAAATCAAAGCCGCCATTAGCTGTAAAATACTATATTTGATTATACATGACGTTTTAAAGCTATTCATAGTGGGTTTTAAAGTAGTGGTCTTTTTGACTCTAAAAAAGTTCAATATTTCTAATAATACCGGACCTATCTATTAATACAGCACAGTGAAAGCGCAAGCTAAATGTCTATTGGTGTAAGAAAGCTAGGTCTTGAGGTCAGCTTTAGAAAGTTTTGGGAATTCCTTTTCAACGTTTTGGGACAAGTTTGGCTTGTATATTTTGGATCTACATATTCTACTGCTATACCTGCTAGTTTTGCTTTGTACTCAATAAATAATGCTAACCGGTAGAATGACCATGTATGTAGGTTCTTTTCCCTCCTTTTACTTTCGCCATATTTGAGATGGACTTATTTGTGGTAGAGAAATAAAAATATATGCGTATGGTCTTTTTCACACTCGATTGCTAGTACTTCAATTTTTTGTTTTTTGTTAAGTACATACTTCACGGACAATTTCTTTAAAACGCTGTTCTACCTTTTGATTAGAAAATATGAATTTTGTTTTTCCGGTACTTGTTACCACAACAGCTGGAGCCTTCAATTTGACCAACCAGTTTCTTATTGGAAGAGTTGTATCTAACAGCTCGCTATCCGTTTCGAAGGAGCCCAAATAGAATTATAATATTGCGGTATAAATCTAATCTTGATTGAGAAAATAGGGATGAAACTAGTTAGTAAATTTATTACGAAAAATGCCATTTACACAAAATTCAGGACATCTTTTAAAGATATAGCCTAAATCCTTTAACATTATTTTCTTTTCTTTGATTTCTTTTTTCCATTATTTCTTTTTTGTTTTTTGTGAATTGAATTAAATTCATAGGGTTGTTGTTTTGGTTTTATTAGACATTTTTTTCCATAACCTATTAAATCTTCTCTCCCTGCTTTTTTAAGACCTTCATAGACCAAAGTATAATTTTTTGGATTTTTGTATTGAATTAGTGCTCTTTGTATAGCTTTTTCTCTTGGATCTTTAGGAACATATACGTTTTCCATAGTTCTTGGATCTATTTCTGTATAATACATACATGTCGATAGTGTACCTGGAGTAGGATAAAAATCTTGAACTTGTTCAGGTTGATAGTCTATATCTCTTAAATATTCTGCCAATTGTATTGCCGCATATAAATCAGAACCAGGATGACTAGACATTAAATAGGGGACTAGAAATTGTTTAAGGCCAAGCTTTTTATTAATGGCATAAAAGTTGTCTTTAAATTTTTCAAAGACTTCTTGGTTAGGTTTACCCATTTTTTCAAGAACTTGAGGAGCAATGTGTTCTGGAGCGACTTTCAGCTGTCCGCTGACATGATGCTTACAAAGCTCTTCAAAAAAACTTTTATCTTTATCATAAATTAAATAATCGTACCTAATTCCAGATCTTATAAAAACTTTTTTAACACCATCTACATTACGTAATTTTTGTAATAGAGCTAGATATTCAGTATGATCTATCTCTAAATTATTACATGGTTTAGGAGACAGGCAACTTTTATCCATGCACACACCATGTTTAATTTGTTTTTGACAAGCTTTTTTACGAAAGTTAGCCGTAGGTCCTCCAACGTCATGAATGTACCCTTTAAAGTCAGTGTCTTTTGTGAGTTCTTTAGCTTCTTCTACAATAGAGTCTATACTTCTAGTTTGAATAGTTCGACCTTGATGAAAATGTAAAGCGCAAAAACTACACCCTCCAAAACAACCCCGGTTACTTACTAAACTGTGTTTAACTTCTTTTATTGCAGAAACACCACCCTGTTTATTATAAATAGGGTGATAATCTTTTTGAAAGGGAAGTGAATAAACAGTATCAAGTTCATTTGTTGTTAATGGTTCCTGAGGTGGGGTTTGTATGACATAAGTGTGTCTATAAGGTTCAATTAAAGTTTTTGATTTAACATGATCAGTATTTTTATATTGAATAAGAAAACTTCTAGCGTATTCTTTTTTTGAAGCTAAAATATTGTCATAAGAAGGTAACATTTCATAATCATAAATATGTTCAATAGTTGCGCTTTGATATACAGTACCCTTAATGAAACTCAAATCTTTGATGGAAAGACCGCTTTGTAAAGCTTCCGCTATTTCAATAATTTGTTTTTCAGCCATACCATAGACAAGTAGATCAGCTTTTGCATCTAATAAGATAGAACGTCGAATGCGATTATCCCAGTAGTCATAATGGCCTAACCTACGCAAACTAGCTTCTATGCCACCTAGTATAATGGGAACCTTTTTGAAGGCTTCTTTTATTTTCTGAGAGTAGACTATTGATGCTCGATCAGGTCTATGGCCACTTTTACCGCCTGGAGTATAGACATCCTTTCTTCTTCGTTTTTTTGCTACAGTATAATGATTTACCATAGAATCAATGTTTCCTCCAGTTACAAAGAAACTATACTTTGGTTTACCTAACTGTTTAAAATCCTCTAAATTTGTCCAGTCAGGTTGTGATATAATTCCAACTTTGAACCCGTGAGCTTCTAATAATCTACCAATTATCGCAACTCCAAAAGAGGGGTGATCAACATAAGCATCTCCACTTACAATAATAAAATCAAGTTGTTTCCAACCACGATCATTCATATCTTTTTTGGAAATTGGTAAAAAGTTTGTCATATCAATTCCTCCACAAATAGAGTTTAATTATTATAAGGTTTAAAGTCAATTTTTATTAAAAAAAGTAGGTTTCTTTTGAAACCTACTTTTTAATGGTGGCAAGAGACGGAATCGAACCGTCGACACGTGGATTTTCAGTCCACTGCTCTACCGACTGAGCTATCTCGCCAAGTATTATCTATATTATTTTGTCTAGTTTCAATTAATTATTTTACAGCATTTCTGGATTTTTGTCAACCAGTTTAAAGATAGTCAGATTCATACAGATGCAACAATAAGATTTTATCAAATATTTCTAAGCTTGAAGTTGGAGATAAAATAGAATCCAAGAAACAATTAGATCAATATGACAGATTAGATATAGAATGAGACACCAAGTAAAAATCTAAAATAATAAAGACTGTAAAATACCATCTTTATTATTTAGGTATGGTCGGAGCGACTGGATTTGAACCAGCGACCTCTTGACCCCCAGTCAAGCGCG
Proteins encoded in this region:
- a CDS encoding YgiQ family radical SAM protein — its product is MTNFLPISKKDMNDRGWKQLDFIIVSGDAYVDHPSFGVAIIGRLLEAHGFKVGIISQPDWTNLEDFKQLGKPKYSFFVTGGNIDSMVNHYTVAKKRRRKDVYTPGGKSGHRPDRASIVYSQKIKEAFKKVPIILGGIEASLRRLGHYDYWDNRIRRSILLDAKADLLVYGMAEKQIIEIAEALQSGLSIKDLSFIKGTVYQSATIEHIYDYEMLPSYDNILASKKEYARSFLIQYKNTDHVKSKTLIEPYRHTYVIQTPPQEPLTTNELDTVYSLPFQKDYHPIYNKQGGVSAIKEVKHSLVSNRGCFGGCSFCALHFHQGRTIQTRSIDSIVEEAKELTKDTDFKGYIHDVGGPTANFRKKACQKQIKHGVCMDKSCLSPKPCNNLEIDHTEYLALLQKLRNVDGVKKVFIRSGIRYDYLIYDKDKSFFEELCKHHVSGQLKVAPEHIAPQVLEKMGKPNQEVFEKFKDNFYAINKKLGLKQFLVPYLMSSHPGSDLYAAIQLAEYLRDIDYQPEQVQDFYPTPGTLSTCMYYTEIDPRTMENVYVPKDPREKAIQRALIQYKNPKNYTLVYEGLKKAGREDLIGYGKKCLIKPKQQPYEFNSIHKKQKRNNGKKKSKKRK
- a CDS encoding IS110 family transposase, with protein sequence MSQYRSLTDELAEEMMSIPGVRMVTVAGFLAEVGNLSNYQHPRQIQKLAGLNLKENSSGQYKGGD
- a CDS encoding YggT family protein is translated as MLPDNILLLAFNILYFLFLFRIIFKLISGSFSPNSPMFKIGEAIFELTEPILAPVRKIVPPIGGTMDISPLLVLFLIRIIQRMLMGAM
- a CDS encoding uracil-xanthine permease family protein, translated to MQSKELKTQIPLAFQHVFAMFGATVLVPFITGLNPSVALFTAGLGTLLFHLVTGGKVPAFLGSSFAFIAGINAVSSQFGMAHATGGIIAVGVVYILMAGIVALVGVSNIKRLFPPIVTGPIIIVIGLILAPEAIAMASEHWGVALITICAVIFTGILGQGFLKLIPLIIGIATGYIFSVIFGIADFTTIREAAWLSAPDFMAPQFSADALKIMIPITLVTVVEHIGDITTNGAVVGQDFFKKPGLHRTLLGDGIATIVGGAFGGPANTTYGENTGVLALTKNYNPAIIRMAAGIAIIFSFIGKLGAFIMSIPEAVMGGISFVLFGMIASVGIRTLVDNAPDLSDLKNSSVVFVILIVGISYVQGEDNLAVIHITEYATLEGLSLAALLGISLNAFYQFILPLFVRKSVRSSEASYSSSKTNTEVKPSNS